A part of Dreissena polymorpha isolate Duluth1 chromosome 13, UMN_Dpol_1.0, whole genome shotgun sequence genomic DNA contains:
- the LOC127855562 gene encoding uncharacterized protein LOC127855562: MLKFNKKSSAWQILFILTSLFVYLCLYSNVFDGLRAIRGNFVYTVVKRDLSSLLHHQFRSVSYYLQLLEQMGTQPEVLALNGTTAVAFNVPTTTPLATTPIILENVDNTLLDMLKVRILSNSTLPLLTLFSSWNANPKKNLVHNLTLINWRSLHPYVIPVVFSNESSIINECNQASVITLPLSAVAAGGIPVLKYMYRDVMNLFNTSFYAFSNGDILFTKELIHTLAQMIKSTTEDMRKPILIVGRRTNVEHITIDEGSDWGNITRISKSKGKLFTHVAEDYFITTQTYPWNDVPEVVIGRRAYDNWLVYNSRKMKYNVIDATNTILAVHQTTQAGNFEGHGHSNRDYNHNLLTKMYKNIKYYAGGLACVERFTQYKSKLFQIKTRKVHPTCGV; encoded by the exons ATGTTGAAATTCAACAAGAAATCCTCAgcttggcagatattgtttatccTGACCAGTCTCTTCGTCTACCTCTGTCTGTACTCAAACGTTTTCGATGGTTTACGGGCTATCCGGGGAAACTTCGTGTACACAGTAGTGAAAAGAGATCTATCA TCGTTGTTGCACCACCAGTTCCGGTCTGTGTCCTACTACCTACAGCTTCTCGAGCAGATGGGAACACAACCGGAAGTTCTGGCTTTAAATGGAACCACCGCTGTCGCCTTCAATGTTCCGACTACGACCCCGCTAGCAACGACACCGATTATCCTCGAAAACGTCGACAATACGTTACTGGACATGTTAAAAGTTCGTATTCTCTCCAACTCAACATTACCGTTGCTTACACTGTTCTCCTCATGGAATGCAAATCCAAAAAAAAATCTCGTTCATAATCTCACTCTTATTAACTGGAGGTCATTGCACCCTTATGTGATCCCGGTTGTTTTCTCGAACGAGAGTTCAATTATAAACGAGTGTAACCAGGCGAGCGTCATAACGTTGCCGCTTTCGGCCGTTGCAGCAGGCGGCATTCCGGTGCTGAAGTACATGTATCGGGACGTCATGAACCTTTTTAATACGTCATTTTATGCTTTTAGTAACGGTGACATTCTTTTCACAAAAGAATTGATCCACACGTTGGCTCAGATGATTAAGTCAACAACGGAGGATATGAGAAAGCCTATTTTAATTGTTGGACGCAGAACCAACGTCGAACACATCACGATAGATGAGGGATCCGATTGGGGTAATATTACACGCATTTCGAAAAGTAAAGGCAAACTGTTTACCCACGTAGCTGAGGACTACTTTATTACTACGCAAACGTATCCGTGGAATGATGTTCCGGAAGTTGTGATAGGGCGGAGGGCTTATGACAATTGGTTAGTCTATAATTCGAgaaaaatgaaatacaatgtaATTGACGCTACCAATACTATCCTGGCTGTACATCAGACCACGCAGGCAGGAAATTTCGAAGGTCATGGTCATTCTAACAGAGACTACAATCATAATTTATTAaccaaaatgtacaaaaatataaaatattatgccGGCGGATTAGCGTGCGTGGAAAGGTTTACTCAATACAAATCCAAACTATTTCAGATCAAAACGAGAAAAGTGCATCCGACATGCGGTGTATAA